One genomic region from Bos javanicus breed banteng chromosome 14, ARS-OSU_banteng_1.0, whole genome shotgun sequence encodes:
- the ZFPM2 gene encoding zinc finger protein ZFPM2 isoform X3: MVDGELISSSESRGEMEDFWRQILPSLLTRELEVFQRDGERKIQSRQQLPVGTTWGPFAGKMDLNNNSLKTKAQVPMVLTAGPKWLLDVTWQGVEDNKNNCIVYSKGGQLWCTTTKAISEGEELIAFVVDFDSRLQAASQMTLTEGMYPARLLDSIQLLPQQAAMASILPTAIVNKDIFPCKSCGIWYRSERNLQAHLMYYCSGRQREAAPVSEENEDTAPQISSLCPFPQCTKSFSNARALEMHLNSHSGVKMEEFLPPGASLKCTVCSYTADSVINFHQHLFSHLTQAAFRCNHCHFGFQTQRELLQHQELHVPGSKLPRESDMEHSPSGTEDSLQPATDLLTRSELPQSQKAMQTKDASSDTELDKCEKKTQLFLTNQRPEIQPTTNKQSFSYTKIKSEPSSPRLASSPVQPNIGPSFPVGPFLSQFAFPQDITMVPQASEILAKMSELVHRRLRHGSSSYPPVIYSPLMPKGATCFECNITFNNLDNYLVHKKHYCSSRWQQMAKSPEFPGVSEKMQEAVSPNTGQPSINLLNPAAHSADPENPLLQTPCINSSAVLDLIGPNGKGHDKDFSTQAKKLSTPNSNDDKINGKPVDVKNPSVPLVDGESDPNKTTCEACNITFSRHETYMVHKQYYCATRHDPPLKRSASNKVPAMQRTMRTRKRRKMYEMCLPEQDQRPQLVQQRFLDVANLSNPCTSTQEATEGLGECYHPRCELFPGIVSKHLETSLAMNKCVPVSKCDTAHSSVSCLEMDVPIDLSKKCLSQSERTTASPKRLLDYHECTVCKISFNKVENYLAHKQNFCPVTAHQRNDLAPLDSKVFPNPESERSSPDVSYERSIIKCEKNGNLKQPSPNGNLFSSHLATLQGLKVFSEAAQLIATKEENKHLFLPQCLYPGAIKKAKGADQLSPYYGIKPSDYISGSLVIHNADVEQSTNAENESPKSQASSNGCAVPKKDSLPLLPKNRGMVIVNGGLKQEERPAANPQQENIAQNPQREDGHKSPSWVSENPLTTNENVSPGIPSAEDQLSSIAKSVNGSTQAPTSGKYCRLCDIQFNNLSNFITHKKFYCSSHAAEHVK; this comes from the exons ggGGTCAGCTTTGGTGCACGACTACGAAGGCCATCTCTGAGGGTGAAGAGCTAATTGCCTTTGTGGTGGATTTTGACTCAAGGCTACAAGCTGCCAGTCAGATGACTCTTACAGAAGGGATGTACCCGGCGCGCCTGCTGGACTCAATTCAGCTGCTTCCTCAGCAAGCTGCCATGGCTTCTATTTTGCCCACAGCTATTGTCAATA AGGATATATTCCCTTGCAAGTCCTGTGGCATCTGGTATCGCAGTGAGCGGAATCTGCAAGCCCATCTGATGTACTATTGCAGTGGAAGGCAAAGAGAAGCTGCACCAGTGTCAGAGGAAAATGAGGACACTGCTCCTCAGATTTCCAGCCTGTGTCCCTTCCCACAATGCACCAAGAGCTTTTCAAATGCCCGAGCTCTAGAAATGCACCTGAACTCACACAGTG GAGTGAAAATGGAAGAATTCCTCCCCCCTGGTGCTAGTCTAAAATGCACCGTCTGTAGCTACACTGCTGATTCTGTGATCAACTTTCACCAACACCTGTTCTCCCATCTCACTCAAGCTGCCTTCCGATGCAATCACTGCCACTTTGGCTTCCAGACTCAGAGGGAGTTACTGCAGCACCAGGAGCTCCATGTCCCTGGCAGCAAACTGCCCCGAGAAAGTGACATGGAACACTCTCCAAGTGGAACTGAAGACAGCTTACAGCCAGCCACAGACTTGCTGACCAGAAGTGAGCTCCCCCAGAGCCAAAAGGCCATGCAGACTAAAGATGCGAGCTCTGACACGGAGCTGGACAAGTGTGAGAAAAAGACTCAGCTCTTTCTCACTAACCAGAGACCCGAAATTCAGCCTACAACCAATAAACAAAGCTTTTCTTacacgaaaataaagtctgagccCTCTAGTCCAAGACTCGCCTCATCTCCAGTTCAGCCTAATATTGGGCCTTCTTTCCCCGTGGGACCCTTTCTATCTCAGTTTGCTTTTCCCCAAGATATTACAATGGTCCCTCAAGCTTCAGAGATCTTAGCCAAGATGTCTGAACTGGTACACCGGCGACTGAGGCACGGAAGTAGTAGCTACCCTCCTGTCATTTACAGCCCCCTGATGCCCAAGGGGGCTACCTGTTTTGAGTGCAACATAACCTTCAATAACTTGGATAATTATCTAGTACACAAAAAACATTACTGCAGCAGCCGATGGCAGCAGATGGCCAAGTCCCCTGAGTTCCCTGGGGTTTCAGAAAAGATGCAGGAGGCTGTGAGTCCCAACACGGGTCAGCCCTCCATCAATCTTCTCAATCCAGCCGCTCACTCTGCCGATCCCGAGAATCCACTTCTTCAAACACCCTGCATCAATTCTTCCGCCGTTTTAGATTTAATTGGGCCAAACGGGAAGGGCCACGACAAGGACTTTTCCACGCAAGCTAAGAAGCTCTCCACCCCCAATAGCAATGATGATAAAATTAATGGGAAACCTGTTGATGTCAAAAACCCCAGCGTCCCCTTAGTGGATGGGGAAAGTGACCCAAATAAGACTACCTGTGAAGCTTGCAACATTACTTTCAGCCGGCACGAAACCTACATGGTCCACAAACAGTATTATTGTGCGACACGCCACGACCCTCCGCTCAAGAGGTCGGCTTCCAACAAAGTGCCTGCCATGCAGAGAACCATGCGCACGCGCAAGCGCAGGAAGATGTATGAGATGTGCCTGCCCGAACAGGATCAAAGGCCCCAGCTGGTCCAGCAGCGCTTTCTTGATGTAGCCAACCTCAGCAATCCCTGTACCTCCACCCAAGAAGCCACGGAAGGGCTGGGCGAATGCTACCATCCAAGATGCGAACTCTTTCCCGGAATTGTCTCAAAGCACTTGGAAACCTCCCTGGCCATGAACAAGTGTGTCCCGGTTTCTAAATGTGACACTGCTCATTCCAGCGTCTCCTGCCTGGAGATGGATGTCCCCATCGATCTCAGCAAAAAGTGTTTATCCCAGTCTGAGCGGACGACCGCGTCTCCCAAAAGGCTGCTGGACTACCACGAGTGCACCGTGTGCAAGATCAGTTTCAACAAGGTGGAAAACTACCTGGCCCACAAGCAAAACTTCTGCCCGGTCACCGCGCATCAGCGGAACGACCTGGCTCCGCTCGACAGCAAAGTGTTTCCAAATCCAGAAAGCGAACGAAGCAGCCCCGATGTCAGCTATGAAAGAAGCATcataaaatgtgagaaaaatggCAATCTGAAGCAGCCCTCCCCCAATGGAAATTTATTCTCATCCCATTTAGCGACGCTGCAGGGCCTGAAAGTCTTCAGCGAAGCCGCTCAGCTCATCGcgacaaaagaagaaaacaaacatttgtttcttCCCCAATGCCTGTACCCTGGAGCAATAAAGAAGGCAAAAGGAGCCGACCAGCTTTCTCCGTACTATGGAATCAAGCCAAGTGATTACATTTCCGGTTCTCTGGTCATCCATAACGCTGACGTGGAGCAAAGCACAAACGCGGAAAATGAATCTCCCAAAAGCCAGGCTTCTTCCAATGGGTGTGCTGTGCCGAAGAAAGATTCCCTGCCCTTGTTGCCCAAAAATCGAGGCATGGTCATCGTGAACGGTGGACTGAAGCAAGAAGAGCGTCCTGCCGCCAACCCCCAGCAAGAGAACATTGCCCAGAACCCTCAGCGTGAAGACGGCCACAAGTCTCCCTCCTGGGTCTCCGAGAACCCCTTAACCACGAACGAGAACGTCTCCCCAGGCATTCCCTCCGCAGAGGACCAGTTGTCTAGTATAGCAAAAAGTGTGAATGGCTCCACCCAGGCGCCCACCAGTGGGAAATACTGCCGGCTCTGTGACATCCAGTTCAACAACCTCTCAAACTTTATAACTCACAAAAAGTTTTATTGCTCATCACATGCCGCGGAACACGTCAAATGA
- the ZFPM2 gene encoding zinc finger protein ZFPM2 isoform X5, whose translation MDLNNNSLKTKAQVPMVLTAGPKWLLDVTWQGVEDNKNNCIVYSKGGQLWCTTTKAISEGEELIAFVVDFDSRLQAASQMTLTEGMYPARLLDSIQLLPQQAAMASILPTAIVNKDIFPCKSCGIWYRSERNLQAHLMYYCSGRQREAAPVSEENEDTAPQISSLCPFPQCTKSFSNARALEMHLNSHSGVKMEEFLPPGASLKCTVCSYTADSVINFHQHLFSHLTQAAFRCNHCHFGFQTQRELLQHQELHVPGSKLPRESDMEHSPSGTEDSLQPATDLLTRSELPQSQKAMQTKDASSDTELDKCEKKTQLFLTNQRPEIQPTTNKQSFSYTKIKSEPSSPRLASSPVQPNIGPSFPVGPFLSQFAFPQDITMVPQASEILAKMSELVHRRLRHGSSSYPPVIYSPLMPKGATCFECNITFNNLDNYLVHKKHYCSSRWQQMAKSPEFPGVSEKMQEAVSPNTGQPSINLLNPAAHSADPENPLLQTPCINSSAVLDLIGPNGKGHDKDFSTQAKKLSTPNSNDDKINGKPVDVKNPSVPLVDGESDPNKTTCEACNITFSRHETYMVHKQYYCATRHDPPLKRSASNKVPAMQRTMRTRKRRKMYEMCLPEQDQRPQLVQQRFLDVANLSNPCTSTQEATEGLGECYHPRCELFPGIVSKHLETSLAMNKCVPVSKCDTAHSSVSCLEMDVPIDLSKKCLSQSERTTASPKRLLDYHECTVCKISFNKVENYLAHKQNFCPVTAHQRNDLAPLDSKVFPNPESERSSPDVSYERSIIKCEKNGNLKQPSPNGNLFSSHLATLQGLKVFSEAAQLIATKEENKHLFLPQCLYPGAIKKAKGADQLSPYYGIKPSDYISGSLVIHNADVEQSTNAENESPKSQASSNGCAVPKKDSLPLLPKNRGMVIVNGGLKQEERPAANPQQENIAQNPQREDGHKSPSWVSENPLTTNENVSPGIPSAEDQLSSIAKSVNGSTQAPTSGKYCRLCDIQFNNLSNFITHKKFYCSSHAAEHVK comes from the exons ggGGTCAGCTTTGGTGCACGACTACGAAGGCCATCTCTGAGGGTGAAGAGCTAATTGCCTTTGTGGTGGATTTTGACTCAAGGCTACAAGCTGCCAGTCAGATGACTCTTACAGAAGGGATGTACCCGGCGCGCCTGCTGGACTCAATTCAGCTGCTTCCTCAGCAAGCTGCCATGGCTTCTATTTTGCCCACAGCTATTGTCAATA AGGATATATTCCCTTGCAAGTCCTGTGGCATCTGGTATCGCAGTGAGCGGAATCTGCAAGCCCATCTGATGTACTATTGCAGTGGAAGGCAAAGAGAAGCTGCACCAGTGTCAGAGGAAAATGAGGACACTGCTCCTCAGATTTCCAGCCTGTGTCCCTTCCCACAATGCACCAAGAGCTTTTCAAATGCCCGAGCTCTAGAAATGCACCTGAACTCACACAGTG GAGTGAAAATGGAAGAATTCCTCCCCCCTGGTGCTAGTCTAAAATGCACCGTCTGTAGCTACACTGCTGATTCTGTGATCAACTTTCACCAACACCTGTTCTCCCATCTCACTCAAGCTGCCTTCCGATGCAATCACTGCCACTTTGGCTTCCAGACTCAGAGGGAGTTACTGCAGCACCAGGAGCTCCATGTCCCTGGCAGCAAACTGCCCCGAGAAAGTGACATGGAACACTCTCCAAGTGGAACTGAAGACAGCTTACAGCCAGCCACAGACTTGCTGACCAGAAGTGAGCTCCCCCAGAGCCAAAAGGCCATGCAGACTAAAGATGCGAGCTCTGACACGGAGCTGGACAAGTGTGAGAAAAAGACTCAGCTCTTTCTCACTAACCAGAGACCCGAAATTCAGCCTACAACCAATAAACAAAGCTTTTCTTacacgaaaataaagtctgagccCTCTAGTCCAAGACTCGCCTCATCTCCAGTTCAGCCTAATATTGGGCCTTCTTTCCCCGTGGGACCCTTTCTATCTCAGTTTGCTTTTCCCCAAGATATTACAATGGTCCCTCAAGCTTCAGAGATCTTAGCCAAGATGTCTGAACTGGTACACCGGCGACTGAGGCACGGAAGTAGTAGCTACCCTCCTGTCATTTACAGCCCCCTGATGCCCAAGGGGGCTACCTGTTTTGAGTGCAACATAACCTTCAATAACTTGGATAATTATCTAGTACACAAAAAACATTACTGCAGCAGCCGATGGCAGCAGATGGCCAAGTCCCCTGAGTTCCCTGGGGTTTCAGAAAAGATGCAGGAGGCTGTGAGTCCCAACACGGGTCAGCCCTCCATCAATCTTCTCAATCCAGCCGCTCACTCTGCCGATCCCGAGAATCCACTTCTTCAAACACCCTGCATCAATTCTTCCGCCGTTTTAGATTTAATTGGGCCAAACGGGAAGGGCCACGACAAGGACTTTTCCACGCAAGCTAAGAAGCTCTCCACCCCCAATAGCAATGATGATAAAATTAATGGGAAACCTGTTGATGTCAAAAACCCCAGCGTCCCCTTAGTGGATGGGGAAAGTGACCCAAATAAGACTACCTGTGAAGCTTGCAACATTACTTTCAGCCGGCACGAAACCTACATGGTCCACAAACAGTATTATTGTGCGACACGCCACGACCCTCCGCTCAAGAGGTCGGCTTCCAACAAAGTGCCTGCCATGCAGAGAACCATGCGCACGCGCAAGCGCAGGAAGATGTATGAGATGTGCCTGCCCGAACAGGATCAAAGGCCCCAGCTGGTCCAGCAGCGCTTTCTTGATGTAGCCAACCTCAGCAATCCCTGTACCTCCACCCAAGAAGCCACGGAAGGGCTGGGCGAATGCTACCATCCAAGATGCGAACTCTTTCCCGGAATTGTCTCAAAGCACTTGGAAACCTCCCTGGCCATGAACAAGTGTGTCCCGGTTTCTAAATGTGACACTGCTCATTCCAGCGTCTCCTGCCTGGAGATGGATGTCCCCATCGATCTCAGCAAAAAGTGTTTATCCCAGTCTGAGCGGACGACCGCGTCTCCCAAAAGGCTGCTGGACTACCACGAGTGCACCGTGTGCAAGATCAGTTTCAACAAGGTGGAAAACTACCTGGCCCACAAGCAAAACTTCTGCCCGGTCACCGCGCATCAGCGGAACGACCTGGCTCCGCTCGACAGCAAAGTGTTTCCAAATCCAGAAAGCGAACGAAGCAGCCCCGATGTCAGCTATGAAAGAAGCATcataaaatgtgagaaaaatggCAATCTGAAGCAGCCCTCCCCCAATGGAAATTTATTCTCATCCCATTTAGCGACGCTGCAGGGCCTGAAAGTCTTCAGCGAAGCCGCTCAGCTCATCGcgacaaaagaagaaaacaaacatttgtttcttCCCCAATGCCTGTACCCTGGAGCAATAAAGAAGGCAAAAGGAGCCGACCAGCTTTCTCCGTACTATGGAATCAAGCCAAGTGATTACATTTCCGGTTCTCTGGTCATCCATAACGCTGACGTGGAGCAAAGCACAAACGCGGAAAATGAATCTCCCAAAAGCCAGGCTTCTTCCAATGGGTGTGCTGTGCCGAAGAAAGATTCCCTGCCCTTGTTGCCCAAAAATCGAGGCATGGTCATCGTGAACGGTGGACTGAAGCAAGAAGAGCGTCCTGCCGCCAACCCCCAGCAAGAGAACATTGCCCAGAACCCTCAGCGTGAAGACGGCCACAAGTCTCCCTCCTGGGTCTCCGAGAACCCCTTAACCACGAACGAGAACGTCTCCCCAGGCATTCCCTCCGCAGAGGACCAGTTGTCTAGTATAGCAAAAAGTGTGAATGGCTCCACCCAGGCGCCCACCAGTGGGAAATACTGCCGGCTCTGTGACATCCAGTTCAACAACCTCTCAAACTTTATAACTCACAAAAAGTTTTATTGCTCATCACATGCCGCGGAACACGTCAAATGA
- the ZFPM2 gene encoding zinc finger protein ZFPM2 isoform X4 produces MKLKLKAFYSNFMFWRKGGELEVFQRDGERKIQSRQQLPVGTTWGPFAGKMDLNNNSLKTKAQVPMVLTAGPKWLLDVTWQGVEDNKNNCIVYSKGGQLWCTTTKAISEGEELIAFVVDFDSRLQAASQMTLTEGMYPARLLDSIQLLPQQAAMASILPTAIVNKDIFPCKSCGIWYRSERNLQAHLMYYCSGRQREAAPVSEENEDTAPQISSLCPFPQCTKSFSNARALEMHLNSHSGVKMEEFLPPGASLKCTVCSYTADSVINFHQHLFSHLTQAAFRCNHCHFGFQTQRELLQHQELHVPGSKLPRESDMEHSPSGTEDSLQPATDLLTRSELPQSQKAMQTKDASSDTELDKCEKKTQLFLTNQRPEIQPTTNKQSFSYTKIKSEPSSPRLASSPVQPNIGPSFPVGPFLSQFAFPQDITMVPQASEILAKMSELVHRRLRHGSSSYPPVIYSPLMPKGATCFECNITFNNLDNYLVHKKHYCSSRWQQMAKSPEFPGVSEKMQEAVSPNTGQPSINLLNPAAHSADPENPLLQTPCINSSAVLDLIGPNGKGHDKDFSTQAKKLSTPNSNDDKINGKPVDVKNPSVPLVDGESDPNKTTCEACNITFSRHETYMVHKQYYCATRHDPPLKRSASNKVPAMQRTMRTRKRRKMYEMCLPEQDQRPQLVQQRFLDVANLSNPCTSTQEATEGLGECYHPRCELFPGIVSKHLETSLAMNKCVPVSKCDTAHSSVSCLEMDVPIDLSKKCLSQSERTTASPKRLLDYHECTVCKISFNKVENYLAHKQNFCPVTAHQRNDLAPLDSKVFPNPESERSSPDVSYERSIIKCEKNGNLKQPSPNGNLFSSHLATLQGLKVFSEAAQLIATKEENKHLFLPQCLYPGAIKKAKGADQLSPYYGIKPSDYISGSLVIHNADVEQSTNAENESPKSQASSNGCAVPKKDSLPLLPKNRGMVIVNGGLKQEERPAANPQQENIAQNPQREDGHKSPSWVSENPLTTNENVSPGIPSAEDQLSSIAKSVNGSTQAPTSGKYCRLCDIQFNNLSNFITHKKFYCSSHAAEHVK; encoded by the exons ggGGTCAGCTTTGGTGCACGACTACGAAGGCCATCTCTGAGGGTGAAGAGCTAATTGCCTTTGTGGTGGATTTTGACTCAAGGCTACAAGCTGCCAGTCAGATGACTCTTACAGAAGGGATGTACCCGGCGCGCCTGCTGGACTCAATTCAGCTGCTTCCTCAGCAAGCTGCCATGGCTTCTATTTTGCCCACAGCTATTGTCAATA AGGATATATTCCCTTGCAAGTCCTGTGGCATCTGGTATCGCAGTGAGCGGAATCTGCAAGCCCATCTGATGTACTATTGCAGTGGAAGGCAAAGAGAAGCTGCACCAGTGTCAGAGGAAAATGAGGACACTGCTCCTCAGATTTCCAGCCTGTGTCCCTTCCCACAATGCACCAAGAGCTTTTCAAATGCCCGAGCTCTAGAAATGCACCTGAACTCACACAGTG GAGTGAAAATGGAAGAATTCCTCCCCCCTGGTGCTAGTCTAAAATGCACCGTCTGTAGCTACACTGCTGATTCTGTGATCAACTTTCACCAACACCTGTTCTCCCATCTCACTCAAGCTGCCTTCCGATGCAATCACTGCCACTTTGGCTTCCAGACTCAGAGGGAGTTACTGCAGCACCAGGAGCTCCATGTCCCTGGCAGCAAACTGCCCCGAGAAAGTGACATGGAACACTCTCCAAGTGGAACTGAAGACAGCTTACAGCCAGCCACAGACTTGCTGACCAGAAGTGAGCTCCCCCAGAGCCAAAAGGCCATGCAGACTAAAGATGCGAGCTCTGACACGGAGCTGGACAAGTGTGAGAAAAAGACTCAGCTCTTTCTCACTAACCAGAGACCCGAAATTCAGCCTACAACCAATAAACAAAGCTTTTCTTacacgaaaataaagtctgagccCTCTAGTCCAAGACTCGCCTCATCTCCAGTTCAGCCTAATATTGGGCCTTCTTTCCCCGTGGGACCCTTTCTATCTCAGTTTGCTTTTCCCCAAGATATTACAATGGTCCCTCAAGCTTCAGAGATCTTAGCCAAGATGTCTGAACTGGTACACCGGCGACTGAGGCACGGAAGTAGTAGCTACCCTCCTGTCATTTACAGCCCCCTGATGCCCAAGGGGGCTACCTGTTTTGAGTGCAACATAACCTTCAATAACTTGGATAATTATCTAGTACACAAAAAACATTACTGCAGCAGCCGATGGCAGCAGATGGCCAAGTCCCCTGAGTTCCCTGGGGTTTCAGAAAAGATGCAGGAGGCTGTGAGTCCCAACACGGGTCAGCCCTCCATCAATCTTCTCAATCCAGCCGCTCACTCTGCCGATCCCGAGAATCCACTTCTTCAAACACCCTGCATCAATTCTTCCGCCGTTTTAGATTTAATTGGGCCAAACGGGAAGGGCCACGACAAGGACTTTTCCACGCAAGCTAAGAAGCTCTCCACCCCCAATAGCAATGATGATAAAATTAATGGGAAACCTGTTGATGTCAAAAACCCCAGCGTCCCCTTAGTGGATGGGGAAAGTGACCCAAATAAGACTACCTGTGAAGCTTGCAACATTACTTTCAGCCGGCACGAAACCTACATGGTCCACAAACAGTATTATTGTGCGACACGCCACGACCCTCCGCTCAAGAGGTCGGCTTCCAACAAAGTGCCTGCCATGCAGAGAACCATGCGCACGCGCAAGCGCAGGAAGATGTATGAGATGTGCCTGCCCGAACAGGATCAAAGGCCCCAGCTGGTCCAGCAGCGCTTTCTTGATGTAGCCAACCTCAGCAATCCCTGTACCTCCACCCAAGAAGCCACGGAAGGGCTGGGCGAATGCTACCATCCAAGATGCGAACTCTTTCCCGGAATTGTCTCAAAGCACTTGGAAACCTCCCTGGCCATGAACAAGTGTGTCCCGGTTTCTAAATGTGACACTGCTCATTCCAGCGTCTCCTGCCTGGAGATGGATGTCCCCATCGATCTCAGCAAAAAGTGTTTATCCCAGTCTGAGCGGACGACCGCGTCTCCCAAAAGGCTGCTGGACTACCACGAGTGCACCGTGTGCAAGATCAGTTTCAACAAGGTGGAAAACTACCTGGCCCACAAGCAAAACTTCTGCCCGGTCACCGCGCATCAGCGGAACGACCTGGCTCCGCTCGACAGCAAAGTGTTTCCAAATCCAGAAAGCGAACGAAGCAGCCCCGATGTCAGCTATGAAAGAAGCATcataaaatgtgagaaaaatggCAATCTGAAGCAGCCCTCCCCCAATGGAAATTTATTCTCATCCCATTTAGCGACGCTGCAGGGCCTGAAAGTCTTCAGCGAAGCCGCTCAGCTCATCGcgacaaaagaagaaaacaaacatttgtttcttCCCCAATGCCTGTACCCTGGAGCAATAAAGAAGGCAAAAGGAGCCGACCAGCTTTCTCCGTACTATGGAATCAAGCCAAGTGATTACATTTCCGGTTCTCTGGTCATCCATAACGCTGACGTGGAGCAAAGCACAAACGCGGAAAATGAATCTCCCAAAAGCCAGGCTTCTTCCAATGGGTGTGCTGTGCCGAAGAAAGATTCCCTGCCCTTGTTGCCCAAAAATCGAGGCATGGTCATCGTGAACGGTGGACTGAAGCAAGAAGAGCGTCCTGCCGCCAACCCCCAGCAAGAGAACATTGCCCAGAACCCTCAGCGTGAAGACGGCCACAAGTCTCCCTCCTGGGTCTCCGAGAACCCCTTAACCACGAACGAGAACGTCTCCCCAGGCATTCCCTCCGCAGAGGACCAGTTGTCTAGTATAGCAAAAAGTGTGAATGGCTCCACCCAGGCGCCCACCAGTGGGAAATACTGCCGGCTCTGTGACATCCAGTTCAACAACCTCTCAAACTTTATAACTCACAAAAAGTTTTATTGCTCATCACATGCCGCGGAACACGTCAAATGA